GAGCGGGGATTTGGAAGCAAAGGGATTTGCCTCCGCCGGTGGGCAGGAGAGCAAACACATCGCGGCCGGCGAGTGAGGTTTCGATGATCGCACGCTGAAGCGGACGGAATTCGGGATAGCCGAAGGTGGTGTGGAGCGTTTGAAGGAGTTCGGGCACGGGAGAATCGAGCCCGAGATTGGGTCCCGTCCGTGATGCCTCAACGGTGAATCGCAGGAAAAATCCGGATATCCCGGACCAGTTTGTAACGTATTAAGTGACAAACTTGCTTGGTTTTACGGCGTAACAAAAAAGCGCGAGGGGCGTTCGGCGCGGTGCGCCACGTCGGCGTTGTCGGCGTAAGGACTCCAAGGACGCAAAAAAACCCGGCGGGATCAGTGATGATCCGCCGGGTCTACACACACTACCTACAAACAAGATTCTATACGGGGTTAATGATCCGTTGCCGGACCAAAGGGGGGGTTAAGCGTAAGCGACGGTATGGTGACCGTGGCTGACGCGGCCGCTCTCGAAGAAGTCGCCGGGAGCGGACTCGGGGCCGAACTCGGGAGCGCAATCGGCGAGGAGCTTGCGGAGGTTTTCGCGAGCACGGGCGATACGGCTCTTAACCGTGCCGACGTTGATGCGAAGGGCCTTCGAGATGTCTTCGTAGGGAAGATCGAGCACGTTGCGCATGGTGAGGATTTCACGGTGCGAGGCGTCGAGTTTGTCCATGCACAAAGAGATCAGGGAAACGAACTCGTTGGTGGTTGTCTCGTGGGCCGGATCGGCTTCCTCGGAAGCGATCAAGTCGGAGAACGTCGCATCGGATTCGTCGGACAACGGACGCTCGAGGGAGAGCGAGTCCTGACGACGACGACGGAAGAAATACCAGTAACGGTTGCGGGAAAGATTGAGCGCGATGCGGTAAAGCCAGGTGGCGAGCGAGGAATCGCCGCGGAAGTTGGCCAGGCCGCGGTGGGCGCGGATGAAGGCGTCCTGAACGATCTCCTCGGCATCGGCGGCGTTGCGGAGAAGGTTGTGGGCGAGACTGAAAAGGCGGCTGTGGTAACGCTGCATGATTTCAACGAAGGCGGCTTCGTCGCCGGCGTTGAAGCGGGTCACGAGGATGGTGTCGTAAGCGGACTCGGCGGCGGATTCAGGTTTGGCCGG
This window of the Rariglobus hedericola genome carries:
- a CDS encoding RNA polymerase sigma factor — encoded protein: MNTQATARPVRTYTPAKPESAAESAYDTILVTRFNAGDEAAFVEIMQRYHSRLFSLAHNLLRNAADAEEIVQDAFIRAHRGLANFRGDSSLATWLYRIALNLSRNRYWYFFRRRRQDSLSLERPLSDESDATFSDLIASEEADPAHETTTNEFVSLISLCMDKLDASHREILTMRNVLDLPYEDISKALRINVGTVKSRIARARENLRKLLADCAPEFGPESAPGDFFESGRVSHGHHTVAYA